In a genomic window of [Empedobacter] haloabium:
- a CDS encoding pitrilysin family protein produces MKKIVVSTALLAAVTAAGAAEFRLPQFETTKLPNGLTVLLMERHEVPLIAVRAVVKAGAVNDGPQAGLANLTGDAILLGSTKHNKAAIDEAFDFRGAVLAGGGGVEQTTVQANFAKADAPALLPLFAEIVQQPGFDNAELDKLRARKVSGLKQAKESPRQVAGNYYRSMLFGQSAYANPPGGTVGSLQALKQDDVKRFHQRYFRPDNAAIVVVGDFDPAAMKRQIETLFGQWKAEGPAPQRADYGKPLTDKPRVWLVNKADAIETTFLIGGAGIARNDADYVPLQVLNTVLGGRFTSWLNDELRVNSGLTYGANSGFAPLSQAGTFSISSFTALPKTEAALDLALKTYDRLWSRGIDKATLDSAKAYVKGQFPPRYETSEQLASLLGDMYALDIGRTQIDNFTRDVDSLTPEKAKALVDKHFPRKNLQMVLVGKADEIRKLAAKYGEVTELDITADGFQPAAK; encoded by the coding sequence ATGAAGAAGATCGTAGTGAGCACGGCCCTGCTGGCGGCCGTGACGGCGGCCGGCGCCGCCGAATTCCGCCTGCCGCAATTCGAGACGACCAAGCTGCCGAACGGCCTGACGGTGCTGCTGATGGAGCGCCATGAAGTACCGCTGATCGCCGTGCGCGCCGTCGTCAAGGCCGGCGCCGTCAACGACGGACCCCAGGCCGGCCTGGCCAACCTGACCGGCGACGCCATCCTGCTGGGCAGCACGAAGCACAACAAGGCCGCCATCGACGAGGCCTTCGACTTCCGCGGCGCCGTGCTGGCGGGCGGCGGCGGCGTCGAGCAGACCACCGTGCAGGCCAACTTCGCCAAGGCCGATGCGCCGGCGCTGCTGCCGCTGTTCGCGGAGATCGTGCAGCAGCCCGGCTTCGACAATGCGGAGCTGGACAAGCTGCGTGCGCGCAAGGTCAGCGGCCTGAAACAGGCCAAGGAAAGCCCGCGCCAGGTAGCCGGCAACTACTATCGCAGCATGCTGTTCGGCCAAAGCGCCTATGCCAACCCTCCAGGCGGCACCGTGGGCAGCCTGCAGGCGCTGAAGCAGGACGACGTCAAGCGCTTCCACCAACGCTACTTCCGCCCCGATAACGCCGCCATCGTCGTGGTCGGCGACTTCGATCCGGCCGCGATGAAGCGTCAGATCGAGACGCTGTTCGGCCAGTGGAAAGCGGAGGGCCCGGCGCCGCAGCGCGCCGACTACGGCAAGCCGCTGACGGACAAGCCACGCGTCTGGCTCGTCAACAAGGCCGACGCGATCGAGACCACGTTCCTGATCGGCGGCGCCGGCATCGCCCGCAACGACGCCGACTACGTGCCGCTGCAGGTGCTCAACACGGTGCTGGGCGGCCGCTTCACGTCGTGGCTGAACGACGAGCTGCGCGTCAATTCCGGCCTGACCTATGGCGCCAACAGCGGGTTCGCGCCGCTGTCGCAGGCCGGCACCTTCTCGATCTCCAGCTTCACGGCGCTGCCGAAGACGGAAGCGGCGCTGGACCTGGCGCTGAAGACCTACGACCGGCTGTGGAGCCGTGGAATCGACAAGGCGACGCTGGACTCGGCCAAGGCCTACGTCAAGGGCCAGTTCCCGCCGCGCTACGAGACCAGCGAGCAGCTGGCCAGCCTGCTGGGCGACATGTACGCGCTGGACATCGGCCGCACGCAGATCGACAACTTCACGCGCGACGTCGACTCGCTGACGCCGGAAAAGGCCAAGGCGCTGGTGGACAAGCACTTCCCGCGCAAGAACCTGCAGATGGTCCTGGTCGGCAAGGCCGACGAGATCCGCAAGCTCGCCGCCAAGTATGGCGAGGTGACGGAGCTGGACATCACGGCCGACGGCTTCCAGCCGGCGGCGAAGTAA
- a CDS encoding transferase spermidine synthase, protein MPTATDHRPLLHRRKTRLTLEFAPGEVQSEMDLRDPHRLVLAYARAMMCFVLFKPRPAHIVMVGLGGGSLAKFCHRYLPHSRITVLELRADVIALRDSFAIPPDSDRFRIVHVDAAAHMPALAGSADVLLLDGFDVGGLPPALASAHFYADCRRALRPDGLLVTNIFSYDPQFGTMLRRLRQAFDGHVGQLRGIAGNNRIVFAHRRAPGERTRAAALMRRVAAWGSPWPGLGFGPFNRLLAHHIVDGLRQAAEIPEMVRNDNK, encoded by the coding sequence ATGCCCACGGCCACCGACCACCGCCCCCTCCTGCACCGCCGCAAAACCCGGCTGACCCTGGAATTCGCCCCGGGCGAGGTGCAAAGCGAAATGGACCTGCGCGACCCGCACCGGCTTGTGCTGGCCTATGCGCGCGCCATGATGTGCTTCGTGCTGTTCAAGCCGCGACCGGCCCATATCGTCATGGTCGGGCTCGGCGGCGGTTCGCTCGCCAAGTTCTGCCACCGCTACCTGCCGCACAGCCGTATCACGGTGCTGGAGCTGCGCGCGGACGTCATCGCGCTGCGCGACAGCTTTGCCATCCCGCCGGACAGTGACCGGTTCCGCATCGTCCACGTGGACGCGGCCGCGCACATGCCGGCGCTGGCCGGCAGCGCCGACGTGCTGCTGCTGGACGGCTTCGACGTCGGCGGCCTGCCGCCGGCGCTGGCCAGCGCGCACTTCTATGCCGACTGCCGTCGCGCGCTGCGGCCGGACGGGCTCCTGGTGACCAATATCTTCAGCTACGATCCGCAGTTCGGGACGATGCTGCGGCGCCTGCGCCAGGCCTTCGACGGGCACGTGGGCCAGCTGCGCGGGATTGCCGGCAACAACCGCATCGTGTTTGCCCATCGGCGCGCGCCGGGCGAGCGCACGCGCGCCGCCGCCCTGATGCGGCGTGTCGCCGCCTGGGGCAGCCCGTGGCCGGGGCTGGGCTTCGGTCCGTTCAACCGGCTGCTGGCGCACCACATCGTGGACGGACTGCGCCAGGCGGCCGAGATCCCTGAGATGGTGCGTAACGACAACAAATAA
- a CDS encoding acyl-CoA thioesterase yields the protein MHWSAHELTMTVLMTPDMANFSGNVHGGTILKFLDSVAYACASRYSGSYVVTLSVDQVMFLQPIHVGELVTFLASVNYTGRTSMEVGIRVVTENIQQRLVRHANSCYFTMVAVDQDRKPVAVPPLVPATPEQKARFEQAEARKAARLALHGAKNKAKGQ from the coding sequence ATGCACTGGTCGGCCCACGAGCTGACGATGACGGTCCTGATGACACCGGACATGGCCAACTTCTCCGGCAATGTCCACGGCGGCACGATCCTGAAATTCCTCGACAGCGTGGCCTATGCCTGCGCCAGCCGCTACTCCGGCAGCTACGTCGTCACCTTGTCGGTGGACCAGGTCATGTTCCTGCAGCCGATCCACGTGGGCGAGCTGGTGACCTTCCTGGCTTCGGTCAATTACACGGGGCGCACGTCGATGGAAGTGGGCATCCGCGTCGTGACGGAGAATATCCAGCAGCGCCTGGTGCGCCATGCGAACAGCTGCTATTTCACGATGGTGGCCGTGGACCAGGACCGCAAGCCGGTGGCGGTGCCGCCGCTGGTGCCCGCGACGCCAGAGCAGAAGGCCCGCTTCGAACAGGCCGAGGCGCGCAAGGCGGCGCGGCTGGCGTTGCATGGGGCGAAGAACAAGGCGAAGGGGCAGTAG
- a CDS encoding PAAR domain-containing protein: MRGVIRLNDPTSHGGKVISAAPNSTVMGVAVARKGDQCVCPLPGHTVCIIAEGDPKVLVDGVPVAFDGHKTSCGATLITTVPGSGRG; the protein is encoded by the coding sequence ATGCGTGGCGTCATCCGCCTGAACGATCCGACCAGCCACGGCGGCAAAGTCATCAGCGCCGCGCCGAACAGCACGGTGATGGGCGTCGCCGTGGCCCGCAAGGGTGACCAGTGCGTCTGCCCGCTGCCGGGCCACACCGTGTGCATCATTGCCGAGGGCGATCCGAAGGTGCTGGTCGACGGCGTGCCGGTGGCGTTCGACGGCCACAAGACCAGTTGCGGTGCCACACTGATCACTACCGTGCCGGGCAGCGGGCGCGGTTGA
- a CDS encoding pitrilysin family protein, producing the protein MRWKLRSKLAAAVVALGMATSAQAAFTADQVKTFTLANGMKFIVLESSTIPNANMYTFWKVGSRNEAPGTTGLSHFFEHMMFNGSKNYGPKMFDRTMEANGGSNNAYTSSDVTVYQDWFPASSLETIFKLESDRIAHLTIDPKMVESERGVVLSERSTGLENSNIRMLMEDLNSVAFSAHPYSWPVIGFESDIKAWTQQDLVNYFRTYYAPNNAVAVIVGDVKADQVKAMATRYFGAIPKRALPPAVKTVEPEQKGERRLFVAKPSATSANLMVAYKAPQADSADHYALDVLQSVLTEGKTSRLYKALVEQQLATSVGADTTDGFDPGLLYVFAVAANGVDSAKVEQALLAEIDNVVKNGITDQELQKVRNTKLVNLYRLQETINGKAQMLGNYEVFYGGYRKLFDAPAAYQKLTAADIQAVAAKYLKKSQRTIGVLAAKEQ; encoded by the coding sequence ATGAGGTGGAAACTGAGGAGCAAGCTGGCGGCGGCGGTCGTGGCACTGGGCATGGCGACGTCGGCACAGGCCGCGTTCACGGCCGACCAGGTCAAGACGTTCACGCTGGCCAACGGCATGAAGTTCATCGTCCTGGAAAGCAGCACGATCCCGAACGCCAATATGTACACGTTCTGGAAGGTCGGCTCGCGCAACGAGGCGCCGGGCACCACGGGCCTGTCGCACTTTTTCGAGCACATGATGTTCAACGGCTCGAAAAACTACGGTCCGAAGATGTTCGACCGCACGATGGAAGCGAACGGCGGCAGCAACAACGCCTATACCAGCAGCGACGTCACCGTCTACCAGGACTGGTTCCCCGCCTCGTCGCTGGAGACCATCTTCAAGCTGGAAAGCGACCGCATCGCCCACCTGACGATCGATCCGAAGATGGTCGAGAGCGAGCGTGGCGTCGTGCTGTCCGAGCGCAGCACGGGGCTGGAGAACTCCAATATCCGGATGTTAATGGAAGACCTGAACAGCGTCGCCTTCAGCGCCCACCCGTATTCCTGGCCCGTGATCGGCTTCGAGTCCGACATCAAGGCCTGGACCCAGCAGGACCTGGTCAACTACTTCCGCACCTACTACGCGCCAAACAACGCGGTGGCCGTGATCGTGGGCGACGTCAAGGCCGACCAGGTCAAGGCGATGGCCACGCGCTACTTCGGCGCCATCCCGAAACGCGCGCTGCCGCCGGCCGTGAAGACGGTCGAGCCGGAGCAGAAAGGCGAGCGGCGCCTGTTCGTCGCCAAGCCGTCCGCCACGTCGGCCAACCTGATGGTGGCCTACAAGGCGCCGCAGGCCGACAGCGCCGACCACTACGCGCTGGACGTGCTGCAAAGTGTGCTCACCGAAGGCAAGACCTCGCGCCTGTACAAGGCGCTGGTCGAGCAGCAGCTGGCCACCTCGGTCGGCGCCGACACCACCGACGGCTTCGACCCCGGCCTGCTGTACGTGTTCGCCGTCGCGGCCAATGGCGTGGACAGCGCCAAGGTCGAACAGGCGCTGCTGGCCGAGATCGACAACGTGGTCAAGAACGGCATCACCGACCAGGAGCTGCAGAAGGTGCGCAACACCAAGCTGGTCAACCTGTACCGGCTGCAGGAGACCATCAACGGCAAGGCCCAGATGCTGGGCAACTACGAGGTGTTCTACGGCGGTTACAGGAAGCTGTTCGACGCCCCGGCCGCCTACCAGAAGCTGACGGCGGCCGACATCCAGGCCGTGGCGGCCAAGTACCTGAAAAAATCGCAGCGCACCATCGGCGTGCTGGCGGCGAAGGAGCAATGA
- a CDS encoding EAL domain-containing protein, translating to MRRRLSSRVSVAAVLTLVAGVTVTGVLFYAVSALEYGKHALGFQQRANQRVAALRRGLDDAVEVLTVTNQLFRTLPPESVTREQFGSFTRPLLQRYPFIQSFAYHRVLRHDERAGWERDVQRTWPGVTVRDLGPAGFVPAAVRSHYNVLDYFEPFAPNRATLGFDVGPLPQTGITIERVLRTGKPAATALISLAENPAQRHTFIILMPVYRPGAPTATPAQRHAAWVGDTAAMIHAPQLVHKILRSGGLLDDPQLALRVYAGSAQDRAGMLVYASGPEPAPAPGLAQWLPRWLDVWSRDQETRSFEVLGLEWRVRVDALPRPFLSDHLGSVSTLLGGTLFSILAATLMQTLSQRSRRVQWLVDARTADLQVTNEKLNADVAARKRTERALQESEHRFKRLLALSSDWYWEQDVNFCFTSITNGFFEKGRLDRADFIGHPRWHNHPEMLETAWGRAHMARLEARLPFSDLEYPITGKDGITRWFTTNGEPVYDAQGEFRGYRGTGAEITERKLAEQRIQHIAHHDALTGLPNRVLLQDRLTQAVAYANRGGQSLWVLLIDLDRFKFVNDTLGHKAGDQLLKTIAARLQSSVRESDTVARLSGDEFVAILSEYPEQSLSPDVVGRIMRALAQPVDLEGKEFIVTCSIGVAVYEGDGAPSRHLIEQADIAMYSAKKLGRNCYQFFEHSMNEEAQERLRIESALRNALVRQEFVLHYQPQLDLASGAIVGVEALLRWQHPELGMVSPQRFIGLAEETGLIVPIGAWVMRTACAQAQAWRAAGLPPLRMAVNLSARQFAQPDLVQSIAAVLAETGLPPAGLELELTESLFVDDVARAVALLHELKNLGVALSIDDFGTGYSSLSYLRTFPIDVLKIDRTFVGQIDGDSDQAAIVVSIIALAHNLQLKVIAEGVETAEQLDFLRAHECDQVQGYYFSRPVPAAEFEQLLRT from the coding sequence ATGCGCCGCCGTTTGTCATCTCGCGTGTCCGTGGCGGCGGTGTTGACGCTCGTGGCGGGCGTGACCGTCACCGGCGTGCTGTTCTACGCCGTCAGCGCCCTGGAGTATGGCAAGCACGCCCTCGGGTTCCAGCAGCGCGCCAACCAGCGCGTGGCGGCCCTGCGCCGCGGCCTGGACGATGCCGTCGAGGTGCTGACGGTCACCAACCAGCTGTTCCGCACCTTGCCGCCGGAATCCGTCACGCGCGAACAGTTCGGCAGCTTCACCCGGCCGCTGCTGCAGCGCTACCCCTTCATCCAGTCCTTCGCCTACCACCGGGTGCTGCGCCACGACGAGCGGGCCGGCTGGGAGCGCGATGTACAACGCACCTGGCCGGGTGTCACGGTGCGCGACCTGGGCCCGGCCGGCTTCGTGCCCGCCGCCGTACGCTCCCACTACAATGTGCTGGACTACTTCGAGCCGTTCGCGCCGAACCGCGCCACGCTGGGTTTCGACGTGGGACCGCTGCCGCAGACGGGGATCACGATCGAGCGCGTGCTGCGCACCGGCAAACCGGCCGCGACGGCGCTGATCAGCCTGGCCGAGAACCCGGCCCAGCGCCATACCTTCATCATCCTGATGCCGGTCTACCGCCCCGGCGCGCCCACCGCCACCCCGGCGCAGCGCCACGCCGCCTGGGTCGGCGACACGGCCGCGATGATCCACGCGCCCCAGCTGGTACACAAGATCCTGCGATCCGGCGGCCTGCTGGACGATCCGCAGCTGGCCCTGCGCGTCTATGCCGGCAGCGCGCAGGATCGCGCCGGGATGCTGGTGTATGCCAGCGGCCCGGAGCCGGCGCCGGCGCCCGGCCTGGCCCAGTGGCTGCCGCGCTGGCTGGACGTCTGGTCGCGCGACCAGGAAACGCGCAGCTTCGAGGTGCTGGGCCTGGAGTGGCGCGTACGCGTGGACGCGCTGCCGCGCCCGTTCCTGAGCGACCACCTGGGCTCCGTTTCCACGCTGCTGGGCGGCACCTTGTTCAGCATCCTGGCGGCGACGCTGATGCAGACCCTGTCGCAGCGCTCGCGCCGCGTGCAATGGCTGGTCGACGCACGCACCGCCGACCTGCAGGTAACCAACGAAAAACTGAACGCCGACGTGGCCGCGCGCAAGCGCACCGAGCGCGCGCTGCAGGAAAGCGAACACCGCTTCAAGCGCCTGCTGGCCCTGTCGTCGGACTGGTACTGGGAACAGGACGTCAACTTCTGCTTCACCAGCATCACCAACGGCTTCTTCGAGAAGGGTCGGCTCGACCGCGCCGACTTCATCGGCCACCCGCGCTGGCACAACCATCCCGAGATGCTGGAGACGGCCTGGGGCCGCGCCCACATGGCGCGGCTGGAAGCACGGTTGCCCTTCTCCGACCTGGAGTACCCGATCACGGGCAAGGACGGCATCACGCGCTGGTTCACCACCAACGGCGAACCGGTGTACGACGCGCAGGGCGAGTTCCGCGGCTATCGTGGCACCGGCGCCGAGATCACCGAGCGCAAGCTGGCGGAGCAGCGCATCCAGCACATCGCCCACCACGACGCGCTGACCGGCCTGCCGAACCGCGTGCTGCTGCAAGACCGGCTGACCCAGGCGGTCGCCTACGCCAACCGGGGCGGCCAGTCGCTGTGGGTGCTGCTGATCGACCTGGACCGCTTCAAGTTCGTCAACGACACGCTGGGCCACAAGGCCGGCGACCAGCTGCTCAAGACCATCGCCGCGCGGCTGCAGTCCTCGGTGCGCGAGAGCGACACGGTGGCGCGCCTGTCCGGCGACGAATTCGTCGCCATCCTCAGCGAATATCCGGAGCAGTCGCTGTCGCCGGACGTCGTCGGCCGCATCATGCGCGCGCTGGCGCAACCGGTGGACCTGGAGGGCAAGGAGTTCATCGTCACCTGCAGCATCGGCGTGGCCGTGTACGAGGGCGACGGCGCACCGTCCAGGCACCTGATCGAGCAGGCCGACATCGCCATGTACTCGGCCAAGAAGCTGGGCCGCAACTGCTACCAGTTCTTCGAACATTCGATGAACGAGGAGGCGCAGGAGCGCCTGCGCATCGAGAGCGCGCTGCGCAACGCGCTGGTGCGGCAGGAGTTCGTGCTGCACTACCAGCCGCAGCTCGACCTGGCCAGCGGCGCCATCGTCGGCGTCGAGGCGCTGCTGCGCTGGCAGCATCCCGAACTCGGCATGGTGTCGCCGCAGCGCTTCATCGGGCTGGCGGAAGAGACGGGACTGATCGTGCCGATCGGCGCCTGGGTCATGCGCACCGCCTGCGCCCAGGCGCAGGCCTGGCGCGCGGCGGGCCTGCCGCCGCTGCGCATGGCCGTCAACCTGTCGGCACGCCAGTTTGCCCAGCCGGACCTGGTGCAATCGATCGCCGCCGTGCTGGCGGAAACGGGCTTGCCACCGGCCGGCCTGGAACTGGAGCTGACGGAAAGCCTGTTCGTGGACGACGTGGCGCGCGCGGTGGCGCTGCTGCACGAGCTGAAGAACCTTGGCGTGGCGCTGTCGATCGACGACTTCGGCACCGGCTACTCCAGCCTGTCCTACCTGCGCACCTTCCCCATCGACGTGCTGAAGATCGACCGCACCTTCGTCGGCCAGATCGACGGCGACTCCGACCAGGCCGCGATCGTCGTCTCCATCATCGCGCTGGCGCACAACCTGCAGCTGAAGGTGATCGCGGAAGGCGTCGAGACGGCCGAGCAGCTGGACTTCCTGCGCGCGCACGAGTGCGACCAGGTGCAGGGGTATTACTTCAGCCGGCCGGTGCCGGCCGCGGAGTTCGAGCAGCTGCTCCGTACATAG
- a CDS encoding type VI secretion system Vgr family protein yields the protein MTNNPPRLPGAALTEANRPIRLRLFDGKAVLDDVLLVKYVDGVESLCGGIDYRVSCVALEAGMPLKRFVASPVELQFVTDRGELRAVCGVVAAITEGGSDGGLATYQLLVRDALSLLDKVVNTRVFRNADEIHITNILLREWRENNPVAARAFEFDLGQLKSFPTREFTMQCNEPTGAFLRRLWKRRGIAWTIRPGSPTERGSSEVPVHTLVLFDDAMALPQNRAGTVRYHRDDATETRDTITGWHAVRQLTAGVVTRRSWDYARVAAMDSQDLGNHDQGPLGNQFAASLDDYLVDVPHADDSSADYRELGTARMRRHEYESKYFQGEGSVRELCVGEWIGLTGHPEIDAHPPEQREFVITELRVQAENNLPKTLDERARRLFALNRWHAADGKLGEASAERGVRYTNHFTCVRRGVPIVPSFDPRTDVPRAEPQSVFVVGPAGEEIHCDELGRVKVRFPGCRDKDHAHAQGAGASDSERDSAWVRVASGWASAQYGAITLPRIGDEVICVFLGGDPDKPLIVGRVHDATKTPPSFSDVSRLPGDRYLSGIKSHEGRGQRYNQLRLDDTPGQISAQLESAHGHAQLNLGYLTHPRSNGAATPRGEGFELTTNDSGALRTAKSLLISAWKRLDASGNQLSNEEHVALMQDCLDLFKSLGQYAAEHQGLALDPAGQSELKEDVAAAASSGKPTVSLTAPQGIAMTTPKTLVSYAGVNVDTVAQQHMQLTSGQRFNLNAGKGISLFSHMDGIAQIAHHGKFLMQSQHDDMQIDSAKDVKATAGKRFIVMAEEEVTLIVGGGAYLKLKGGNVELGGPGTLTVKTDGHHWNGPASASTEMPKFEAGDFSRIPRLLRPTDGKPVEGMKLHVERDGDSPLSGQSNGAGEGEKITGDTLQRLKAFFYTPRS from the coding sequence ATGACGAATAATCCTCCCAGGCTGCCGGGCGCCGCGCTGACCGAAGCGAACCGTCCGATACGGCTGCGGCTGTTCGACGGCAAGGCGGTGCTGGACGACGTCCTGCTGGTCAAATATGTCGACGGCGTGGAATCGCTGTGCGGCGGGATCGACTACCGCGTCTCCTGCGTCGCCCTGGAAGCGGGCATGCCGCTGAAACGTTTTGTCGCCAGCCCGGTAGAACTGCAGTTCGTGACCGACCGTGGCGAGCTGCGCGCCGTGTGCGGTGTGGTCGCGGCGATCACCGAGGGCGGCAGCGACGGCGGCCTGGCGACCTACCAGTTGCTGGTGCGCGACGCGCTCTCCCTGCTGGACAAGGTGGTCAACACGCGGGTATTCCGCAACGCCGACGAAATTCACATCACGAATATCCTGCTGCGGGAATGGCGCGAAAACAATCCGGTCGCCGCGCGCGCGTTCGAGTTCGACCTGGGGCAGCTGAAGTCGTTCCCCACGCGCGAATTCACGATGCAGTGCAACGAGCCCACCGGCGCCTTCCTGCGCCGGCTCTGGAAGCGCCGCGGCATCGCCTGGACCATCCGCCCGGGCAGTCCGACTGAGCGGGGTTCGAGCGAGGTGCCGGTACACACGCTCGTCTTGTTCGACGACGCGATGGCGCTGCCGCAAAACCGCGCCGGTACGGTGCGCTACCACCGCGACGACGCGACCGAAACACGCGACACGATCACCGGCTGGCACGCCGTGCGCCAGCTGACGGCCGGCGTCGTCACGCGGCGCAGCTGGGACTATGCCCGGGTGGCCGCGATGGACAGCCAGGATCTCGGCAACCACGACCAGGGACCGCTGGGCAACCAGTTCGCGGCCAGCCTGGACGACTACCTGGTCGACGTGCCGCACGCGGACGACAGCAGCGCGGACTACCGCGAGCTCGGCACGGCACGCATGCGGCGCCACGAATACGAATCGAAGTACTTCCAGGGCGAAGGCAGTGTGCGCGAGCTGTGCGTGGGCGAATGGATCGGCTTGACCGGCCATCCGGAAATCGACGCGCACCCGCCGGAGCAGCGCGAGTTCGTCATCACGGAACTGCGCGTGCAGGCGGAAAACAACCTGCCCAAGACGCTCGACGAGCGGGCCCGGCGGCTGTTCGCGCTGAACCGTTGGCACGCCGCCGACGGCAAGCTGGGCGAGGCCAGCGCCGAGCGCGGCGTGCGCTACACCAACCATTTCACCTGCGTGCGGCGCGGCGTGCCCATCGTACCAAGCTTCGATCCGCGCACGGACGTGCCGCGGGCGGAACCGCAAAGCGTGTTCGTCGTCGGTCCGGCCGGCGAGGAGATCCACTGCGACGAGCTGGGCCGCGTGAAGGTACGCTTCCCCGGCTGCCGCGACAAGGACCACGCGCATGCCCAGGGCGCCGGCGCCTCGGACAGCGAGCGCGACTCGGCCTGGGTGCGCGTCGCCAGCGGCTGGGCCAGCGCGCAGTACGGCGCAATCACCCTGCCCCGCATCGGCGACGAGGTGATCTGCGTCTTCCTGGGCGGCGATCCGGACAAGCCGCTGATCGTCGGCCGCGTCCACGACGCCACCAAGACGCCGCCTTCGTTCAGCGACGTCAGCCGGCTGCCGGGCGACCGCTACCTGTCCGGCATCAAGAGCCACGAAGGCCGTGGCCAGCGCTACAACCAGCTGCGCCTGGACGACACCCCCGGCCAGATCAGCGCCCAGCTGGAAAGCGCGCACGGCCACGCCCAGCTCAACCTGGGCTACCTGACACACCCGCGCAGCAACGGCGCCGCCACGCCGCGCGGCGAAGGCTTCGAGCTGACGACCAACGACAGCGGCGCCCTGCGCACCGCGAAATCGCTGCTGATCTCGGCCTGGAAACGGCTGGACGCCAGCGGCAATCAACTGAGCAACGAAGAACACGTCGCGCTGATGCAGGACTGCCTGGACCTGTTCAAGTCGCTGGGACAGTACGCGGCCGAGCACCAGGGCCTGGCACTGGACCCGGCCGGCCAGTCCGAACTGAAGGAAGACGTGGCCGCCGCCGCGTCGAGCGGCAAGCCGACCGTCAGCCTGACGGCGCCGCAAGGCATCGCCATGACGACGCCGAAGACGCTGGTCAGCTACGCCGGCGTCAACGTCGACACCGTCGCCCAACAGCACATGCAGTTAACCAGCGGCCAGCGCTTCAACCTGAACGCGGGCAAGGGCATTTCGCTGTTCTCGCACATGGACGGCATCGCCCAGATCGCCCACCACGGCAAGTTCCTGATGCAAAGCCAGCACGACGACATGCAGATCGACTCGGCCAAGGACGTCAAGGCGACGGCCGGCAAGCGCTTCATCGTCATGGCGGAAGAGGAAGTGACCTTGATCGTGGGCGGCGGCGCCTACCTGAAGCTCAAGGGCGGCAACGTCGAGCTGGGCGGTCCGGGCACGCTGACGGTGAAAACGGATGGCCACCACTGGAACGGCCCCGCCAGCGCCAGCACCGAAATGCCGAAGTTCGAGGCGGGCGATTTCAGCCGGATTCCCCGCCTGCTGCGGCCGACGGACGGCAAGCCGGTCGAGGGCATGAAGCTGCACGTGGAGCGCGATGGCGACAGCCCGCTCTCTGGCCAGAGCAATGGCGCTGGCGAGGGCGAGAAGATTACGGGCGACACGCTGCAGCGCTTGAAGGCGTTCTTCTATACGCCGCGCTCGTGA